The Populus nigra chromosome 19, ddPopNigr1.1, whole genome shotgun sequence genome includes a window with the following:
- the LOC133680162 gene encoding cation/H(+) antiporter 24 → MVRFVQLYHPLPDHARWRHAEQYSRDLLQTTEEVDESSSTTPHHVFICRRTHPSHCLGIFHGENPLNCSFNIILFDLVLMILITTMLRLLLKPLKQPRIVSEIIAAIFVGPSVLGQSKKLTEQVLPDNAQFVVANLGAIGFAYFLFVTSVETDFSVLRKVGKKHVYSAVIGVFFPITTVCIVAHCFKSSIHGNLAKPVGIGSVASSVSVTVFPVIYLILKELRLLSSEVGRMAMATAMVSDVMGIILVFAFVAVKHGQHSGADALWFMISVIVLMAFAIIVIRSVLLWIVEKTPEGKPVDRSYVVLILLGVLVMTFFSDMFGLVFLHASLLLGIVMPDGPPLGATMVQRSRTIVMELLMPFTFAILGLNVDVFAMANYGWSNLEPLFAMVIAGYLSKLIATSAVALFFGVPFKESFTLGLMMNLRGLYEVTIFLKWLDEGILETPTYTLMLLLTTLMTGTCSALICFIYDPTKQYMTNKRRTIQHTPPGTELSILVGIHDEECVAGLINLLETSHPTMTSPFAVYAIHLFELVGRAFPVFIDHDKPERPPKYINYKKIHNALKLYQKPRSEYVKLRSYTVATVKRTMHQDICDLALTYKATLILLPFCNKRLDNLAGSEIVRHVYGMQSINSRVLANSPCSIGILVDKGYTHNPIAMQYYHQLFFRRCVVLFLGGADSREALAYADRMATNPEVSLTAIRFLSYNNIGDDEMEKKLDDGVVTWFWVKNEGNSRVAYREVVVRNGEETLAAIQALDNDTNELWIVGRKQGINQVLLEGLSKLSENPELGVIGDYVASTDFGSTASVLVVHQQIMRG, encoded by the exons ATGGTCAGATTTGTCCAATTGTATCATCCCCTCCCTGATCACGCGAGATGGAGACATGCAGAACAATATTCCCGCGATCTTCTTCAAACTACAGAGGAAGTTGATGAGTCCAGTAGTACTACTCCTCATCATGTCTTTATATGTCGAAGAACTCATCCTAGTCACTGCCTGGGCATTTTCCACGGAGAAAACCCTTTGAACTGCTCCTTTAACATCATCTTATTTGATcttgttttgatgattttgattaCTACCATGCTCCGTCTTCTTCTCAAGCCTTTAAAACAGCCAAGGATCGTCTCAGAGATTATT GCTGCCATATTCGTTGGACCCTCTGTTCTAGGCCAGAGCAAGAAGTTAACCGAGCAGGTGTTACCAGATAATGCCCAGTTTGTGGTGGCGAATCTTGGAGCTATTGGTTTTGCATATTTCCTTTTTGTGACTTCAGTGGAAACGGATTTCAGTGTACTTAGAAAAGTAGGGAAGAAACACGTCTACAGTGCTGTGATAGGAGTCTTTTTTCCAATTACAACAGTGTGTATAGTTGCACACTGTTTTAAATCATCAATTCATGGGAACCTTGCAAAACCTGTTGGGATTGGAAGCGTTGCTTCAAGTGTGTCAGTAACTGTATTTCCTGTGATTTATCTTATACTTAAAGAGTTACGACTACTAAGTTCCGAGGTTGGACGGATGGCAATGGCCACAGCAATGGTAAGTGATGTGATGGGGATTATTCTTGTTTTTGCATTTGTAGCAGTGAAACATGGTCAACATAGTGGTGCCGATGCTTTGTGGTTTATGATTTCTGTGATAGTTCTAATGGCCTTTGCGATTATTGTGATTCGGAGCGTACTGCTCTGGATTGTTGAAAAAACCCCCGAAGGGAAACCTGTAGACCGGTCATATGTGGTTCTCATTTTGTTGGGGGTATTGGTGATGACATTTTTTAGCGACATGTTTGGTCTGGTCTTTCTTCATGCATCGTTGCTGCTGGGGATTGTGATGCCTGATGGGCCTCCGCTAGGGGCAACCATGGTGCAAAGGAGCCGAACAATAGTAATGGAGCTTCTTATGCCATTTACATTTGCAATCTTGGGATTGAATGTGGATGTCTTTGCCATGGCCAATTATGGCTGGTCGAATTTGGAACCGCTATTTGCCATGGTTATTGCAGGGTATCTCTCCAAATTGATTGCAACTTCCGCTGTTGCTCTCTTCTTTGGAGTTCCATTCAAAGAGAGTTTCACTCTCGGTCTCATGATGAACTTGAGAGGTTTATACGAGGTtacaatatttttgaaatggcTGGACGAAGGG ATTTTGGAGACCCCTACCTACACATTGATGCTGCTATTAACAACATTGATGACTGGCACATGTTCAGCTTTGATTTGCTTCATCTACGATCCCACAAAGCAATACATGACAAACAAAAGAAGAACCATACAACACACCCCTCCAGGAACAGAGCTCAGCATATTAGTTGGCATCCACGATGAAGAATGTGTAGCAGGGCTCATTAACCTCCTCGAGACCTCACATCCAACTATGACCAGCCCTTTTGCAGTCTATGCCATCCATCTATTTGAGCTTGTAGGCCGTGCGTTTCCCGTGTTCATAGACCATGATAAACCAGAACGACCACCCAAGTAtataaactacaaaaaaattCACAATGCCCTAAAGCTCTATCAAAAACCAAGAAGTGAATATGTCAAGCTACGTTCCTACACTGTTGCGACAGTGAAGCGAACTATGCACCAAGACATTTGCGATTTGGCTTTGACATATAAAGCTACTCTAATCCTCTTACCTTTCTGCAATAAAAGACTTGATAACCTTGCAGGAAGTGAAATTGTCAGGCATGTTTATGGAATGCAATCTATAAACTCTAGAGTCCTAGCCAATTCACCTTGCTCAATTGGAATTCTTGTCGACAAGGGTTACACTCATAACCCTATTGCCATGCAATATTACCATCAGCTCTTCTTTCGCAGATGTGTTGTTCTATTTTTGGGAGGAGCGGATTCTCGAGAGGCACTTGCCTACGCGGACAGGATGGCTACTAATCCTGAAGTTTCTCTCACGGCGATAAGGTTCCTCTCATACAATAATATTGGAGATGATGAGATGGAGAAGAAGCTTGATGACGGGGTGGTGACATGGTTTTGGGTGAAGAATGAAGGGAATAGCAGAGTGGCTTATAGAGAGGTGGTGGtgagaaatggagaagaaacTCTAGCAGCAATCCAGGCATTGGACAACGATACTAATGAACTTTGGATAGTGGGAAGGAAGCAAGGAATAAACCAGGTGCTCCTTGAGGGATTGTCAAAGTTGAGTGAAAATCCTGAATTGGGAGTGATTGGAGATTATGTTGCATCCACTGATTTTGGTAGCACAGCTTCTGTGTTAGTAGTACATCAGCAAATTATGAGAGGATGA
- the LOC133679321 gene encoding gamma-glutamyl peptidase 5-like — translation MGGKRFAVLLCAEDSEYVIKMYGGYFGVFVRMLAEEGEAWDVYRVASGEFPEDDETDTFDGFVITGSCNDAHGNDVWICKLLSLLKKLDSKKKKILGVCFGHQILCRALGGKTGRAVSGWDIGIRTINFSAPSKLSSSVKMPAVLSVIECHRDEVKELPARAEVIAWSDKTGVEMFRCGDHIMGIQGHPEYTKDILFHLINRLLQRDFIVDSYADKIKANVEGTEPDREAWKKLCINFLKG, via the exons ATGGGTGGCAAGAGGTTTGCGGTTTTGTTATGCGCAGAGGACTCAGAATACGTGATAAAGATGTACGGAGGGTATTTTGGGGTGTTTGTGAGAATGTTGGCTGAAGAAGGAGAGGCATGGGATGTTTACAGGGTGGCTTCTGGAGAGTTCCCTGAAGATGACGAGACTGACACCTTTGATGGATTTGTGATCACTGGAAGCTGCAATGATGCTCATGGCAATGATGTTTGGATCTGCAAGCTTTTGAGTCTGTTAAAGAAACTGGattcgaaaaagaaaaaaattctggGTGTTTGCTTCGGCCACCAg ATACTATGCCGTGCTCTGGGGGGGAAGACTGGACGCGCCGTCTCTGGGTGGGATATAGGGATAAGAACCATCAATTTTTCAGCTCCATCGAAGCTCTCCTCCTCGGTGAAAATGCCTGCTGTCCTCTCGGTGATCGAATGTCACAGAGACGAG GTCAAGGAACTTCCTGCTAGAGCCGAGGTGATTGCGTGGTCTGATAAGACAGGGGTCGAGATGTTCCGATGTGGGGACCACATCATGGGCATCCAAGGTCACCCCGAGTACACCAAAGACATTCTCTTCCACTTGATCAACCGCCTTCTCCAACGCGATTTCATAGTG GACTCCTATGCTGACAAGATAAAGGCAAACGTGGAGGGAACCGAACCAGATAGGGAGGCATGGAAGAAACTGTGCATCAACTTTCTCAAGGGTTGA
- the LOC133679302 gene encoding uncharacterized protein LOC133679302 codes for MPRRSSGGRSARPAPRPAPARSPPPQTVNHAPPPAHTQSSGGGSLLGGIGSTIAQGMAFGTGSAVAHRAVDAVMGPRTIQHEAMVSEAASPSTPAASSMGGADACNIHSKAFQDCVNNFGNDISKCQFYMDMLAECRKNSGSMLSA; via the exons ATGCCTCGCCGAAGCTCTGGAG GAAGATCTGCCCGCCCAGCTCCTCGTCCTGCACCAGCACGCAGCCCACCTCCCCAAACAG TTAACCATGCTCCTCCACCAGCTCATACTCAGAGTAGTGGTGGTGGATCATTGCTCGGAGGCATTGGCTCAACCATAGCTCAGG GCATGGCTTTCGGTACTGGAAGTGCAGTGGCACACAGAGCTGTAGATGCTGTGATGGGTCCTCGCACTATTCAACATGAAGCCATGGTCTCTGAGGCTGCTTCTCCCTCAACACCTGCTGCAAGCAGTATGGGTGGTGCTGATGCATGTAATATCCACTCCAAGGCATTCCAAGAT TGTGTGAACAACTTTGGAAATGACATCAGCAAGTGCCAGTTCTACATGGACATGCTGGCCGAGTGCAGGAAGAACTCAGGCTCTATGTTGAGTGCCTAA